Proteins from a genomic interval of Caulobacter rhizosphaerae:
- a CDS encoding class I SAM-dependent methyltransferase, which produces MTHRRHLLFLAAAALCLAATPALADDAVLMTAVNSPHRTAANTARDQARHPYESLLFWGLKPRQTVIEVSPGGGYWTEILAPYAKATGGTYIAGVADLANPKISEGAKKGRAAFEARFADPALYGKVRFVNFGPVAGPLGAAGSADLVLTARNVHNWTGQPGVADKIFADFFAVLKPGGILAVEDHRADPKSETDKGADGYLATATVVALAEKAGFKLDATSEINANPRDTKDYPFGVWTLPPTRQSAPDGQPADPAFDRAKYDAIGESDRMTLRFRKPG; this is translated from the coding sequence ATGACCCACCGCCGCCACCTCCTGTTCCTGGCCGCCGCCGCGCTTTGCCTCGCCGCGACCCCCGCGCTGGCTGACGACGCCGTCCTGATGACCGCCGTCAACTCGCCCCATCGCACCGCCGCCAACACCGCCCGCGACCAGGCGCGTCACCCCTACGAAAGCCTGCTGTTCTGGGGGCTGAAGCCCAGGCAGACGGTGATCGAGGTGTCGCCGGGCGGCGGCTACTGGACCGAGATCCTCGCCCCCTACGCCAAGGCCACCGGCGGGACCTATATCGCCGGCGTCGCCGACCTGGCCAATCCGAAGATCTCGGAAGGCGCGAAGAAGGGTCGGGCGGCGTTCGAGGCCCGCTTCGCCGATCCCGCCCTGTACGGCAAGGTCCGGTTCGTGAACTTCGGCCCGGTGGCGGGCCCCCTGGGGGCGGCGGGTTCGGCCGACCTGGTCCTGACCGCGCGCAACGTCCACAACTGGACCGGCCAGCCGGGCGTGGCCGACAAGATCTTCGCGGACTTCTTCGCGGTTCTGAAGCCCGGCGGGATCCTGGCGGTCGAGGACCATCGCGCCGATCCCAAGTCGGAAACCGACAAGGGGGCGGACGGCTATCTCGCCACGGCCACGGTGGTGGCGCTGGCGGAAAAGGCCGGCTTCAAGCTGGACGCGACGTCCGAGATCAACGCCAACCCCAGGGACACGAAGGACTACCCGTTCGGCGTCTGGACTCTGCCACCCACCCGGCAGAGCGCGCCCGACGGCCAGCCGGCCGATCCCGCGTTCGACCGCGCCAAATACGACGCCATCGGCGAAAGCGACCGCATGACGCTGCGCTTCCGCAAGCCGGGCTGA
- the xseA gene encoding exodeoxyribonuclease VII large subunit, translated as MTDTVAPDSNAQAYSVSELAFALKRTLEDRYSFVRLRGELSKVTHHSNGHVYLTIKDDKAAIDGVVWKGNVRQLQIRPEHGLEVIVTGKITTYPAGSRYQIVIETMEAAGVGALLAQLERLKGKLQAEGLFAPDRKRPLPAMPAVIGVITSPTGAVIRDILHRIRDRWPCRVLVWPCVVQGDAAAGQVSAAIRGFNAIAPGGAVPRPDILIVARGGGSVEDLWAFNDEGLARTVAEGAIPLISAVGHETDTTLIDFVSDRRAPTPTAAAEMATPVLAELRALVSDYDRRLNTCGGRAVEERRTRLTSAARGLPRPADLLALAQQRLDLAVRGLPRLDDLTAPAERRFREVAARLDAALQRNTDIHARDLLKVTARLSPDTLHRQRADCGRRVGDLSRRLDLAARRVPERVAQHARLPALQERMNNCATRRLEREADRLVALDKLRLSLNPTRPLELGFALVHKADGGIARSASELVGGERVRLQFKLGEREAVIDGEAGAPARPAPPAPPRPAPKPKTPSSSDQGSLF; from the coding sequence ATGACCGACACCGTCGCCCCTGATTCCAACGCCCAGGCCTATTCGGTCTCGGAACTGGCCTTCGCCCTGAAGCGCACGCTGGAAGACCGGTACAGCTTCGTGCGGCTGCGCGGCGAACTGTCCAAGGTCACCCACCATTCCAACGGCCACGTCTACCTGACGATCAAGGACGACAAGGCCGCCATCGACGGCGTGGTCTGGAAGGGCAATGTCCGCCAGCTACAGATCCGGCCCGAGCACGGGCTGGAAGTGATCGTCACCGGCAAGATCACCACCTATCCGGCCGGCTCGCGCTACCAGATCGTCATCGAGACCATGGAAGCCGCCGGCGTCGGCGCGCTGCTGGCCCAGCTTGAGCGCCTGAAAGGCAAGCTCCAGGCCGAGGGCCTGTTCGCGCCGGACCGCAAGCGCCCCCTGCCCGCGATGCCGGCCGTGATCGGGGTGATCACCAGCCCGACCGGGGCGGTGATCCGCGACATCCTGCACCGCATCCGCGACCGCTGGCCCTGCCGGGTGCTGGTCTGGCCCTGCGTGGTCCAGGGCGACGCCGCCGCGGGCCAGGTCAGCGCGGCGATCCGCGGCTTCAACGCCATCGCGCCGGGAGGGGCCGTGCCGCGCCCCGACATCCTGATCGTCGCCCGGGGCGGCGGCTCGGTCGAGGACCTGTGGGCCTTCAACGACGAGGGCCTGGCCCGTACGGTGGCCGAGGGCGCGATCCCGCTGATCTCGGCCGTCGGCCACGAGACCGACACCACCCTGATCGACTTCGTCTCCGACCGCCGCGCCCCGACCCCCACCGCCGCCGCCGAGATGGCCACGCCGGTGCTGGCCGAGCTGCGCGCGCTGGTCAGCGACTACGACCGCCGCCTGAACACCTGCGGCGGCCGGGCCGTGGAGGAGCGGCGCACCCGCCTGACAAGCGCCGCCCGCGGCCTGCCCCGCCCCGCCGACCTGCTGGCCCTGGCCCAGCAGCGGCTGGACCTGGCGGTACGCGGCCTGCCGCGGCTGGACGACCTGACCGCCCCGGCCGAGCGCCGGTTCAGGGAGGTCGCGGCCCGCCTTGACGCGGCCCTGCAGCGCAACACCGACATCCACGCCCGCGACCTGCTGAAGGTCACCGCCCGCCTGTCGCCCGACACCCTGCACCGCCAGCGCGCCGACTGCGGCCGGCGCGTCGGGGACCTCTCGCGGCGGCTGGACCTGGCGGCCCGCCGCGTTCCCGAGCGCGTCGCCCAGCACGCCCGCCTGCCCGCCCTGCAGGAACGCATGAACAACTGCGCCACCCGGCGGCTGGAGCGTGAGGCCGACCGTCTGGTCGCCCTGGACAAGCTGCGGCTGTCGCTCAATCCGACAAGGCCGTTGGAGCTAGGTTTCGCGCTGGTGCACAAGGCGGACGGCGGCATCGCCCGCTCGGCGTCCGAACTCGTAGGCGGCGAACGCGTTCGGCTGCAGTTCAAGCTTGGCGAGCGCGAGGCGGTGATCGACGGCGAAGCCGGGGCTCCGGCTCGGCCCGCGCCTCCCGCCCCGCCCCGCCCGGCGCCAAAGCCCAAGACGCCGTCTTCCTCGGATCAGGGAAGCCTGTTCTGA
- a CDS encoding helix-turn-helix domain-containing protein encodes MSNDIDVYLGKRLRRRRRLLGLTQQQLAGTVGVRFQQIQKYECGANRISAARLWQLSEALDVPVGYFYDGLSDRMEKETNLEAERGGEMFARKETLDLVRAYYLLGERPRRRLLDLAKSLNGGEVLEA; translated from the coding sequence ATGAGTAACGACATCGATGTGTATCTGGGCAAGCGGTTGCGGCGTCGTCGCCGCCTGCTGGGCCTGACCCAACAACAGCTGGCCGGCACTGTCGGGGTGCGCTTCCAGCAGATCCAGAAATACGAATGCGGCGCCAACCGCATCTCGGCCGCGCGGCTGTGGCAGCTTTCCGAAGCGCTCGACGTCCCGGTCGGCTACTTCTACGACGGCCTGTCGGACCGGATGGAGAAGGAAACCAACCTGGAGGCCGAGCGCGGCGGCGAGATGTTCGCCCGCAAGGAGACGCTCGACCTGGTGCGCGCCTATTACCTGCTGGGTGAGCGCCCGCGTCGTCGCCTGCTGGACCTGGCCAAGTCGCTGAACGGCGGCGAGGTGCTGGAAGCCTGA
- a CDS encoding Hsp20 family protein: MRTIDLSPLYRSVVGFDRLAALLDAAASNEAASGYPPYNIERTAENAYRIEIAVAGFKSEELGIEVKENLLTVTGRKPANDETKRYLHRGLAERNFERRFQLADYVVVTDAALSDGLLSISLKRELPEALKPRTIEIKSAAPLIQGEKIEGEKIEGEKIEGEKAA; this comes from the coding sequence ATGCGTACGATCGACCTGTCCCCCCTGTATCGCTCCGTCGTCGGTTTCGACCGGCTGGCCGCCCTGCTGGACGCCGCCGCCTCGAACGAAGCCGCCTCGGGCTATCCCCCCTACAATATCGAGCGCACCGCCGAGAACGCGTACCGCATCGAGATCGCCGTCGCCGGCTTCAAGTCGGAAGAGCTCGGCATCGAGGTGAAGGAAAACCTCCTCACCGTCACCGGTCGCAAGCCGGCCAATGACGAAACCAAGCGCTACCTCCATCGCGGCCTGGCCGAGCGCAACTTCGAGCGCCGCTTCCAGCTGGCCGACTATGTGGTCGTGACCGACGCCGCCCTCTCCGACGGCCTGTTGTCAATCTCGCTGAAGCGCGAGCTGCCCGAGGCGCTGAAGCCGCGCACGATCGAGATCAAGTCGGCCGCCCCCCTGATCCAAGGCGAAAAGATCGAAGGCGAGAAGATCGAAGGCGAGAAGATCGAAGGCGAGAAGGCAGCCTAA
- the hisN gene encoding histidinol-phosphatase, which translates to MTLAAAPLAQLDAFVIDLNRASAAAILPLFRADHGLEDKGAGKNLPRDSHAAFDPVTEADRGAEAAIRKLIAERYPEHGVIGEEYGEDRPDAEFVWVLDPIDGTRAFISGLPLWTTLIGLRHQGRPVLGSIGQPYTGEIFIGSAAGSRLLSRGSEQAIRVRECPRLTDAIIATTDPDACFDGAERGAWLQVRAAAKLARLGCDAYAYAMVALGKMDMVIEAGLKAWDVEAAIPLIEGAGGSVTDWRGEPIGQDGGQMVISGDRRCLDEALVALRRSAK; encoded by the coding sequence ATGACCCTCGCCGCCGCCCCTCTCGCCCAGCTCGACGCCTTCGTCATCGATCTCAACCGCGCCTCGGCGGCGGCGATCCTGCCGCTGTTCCGGGCCGACCACGGGTTGGAAGACAAGGGCGCGGGCAAGAACCTGCCGCGCGACAGCCACGCGGCGTTCGATCCCGTGACGGAGGCCGACCGCGGCGCCGAGGCGGCGATCCGCAAGCTGATCGCCGAGCGCTATCCCGAGCACGGGGTGATCGGCGAGGAATACGGCGAAGATCGTCCCGACGCCGAGTTCGTCTGGGTGCTGGACCCGATCGACGGCACCCGCGCCTTCATCTCCGGCCTGCCGCTGTGGACCACCCTGATCGGCCTGCGCCACCAGGGCCGGCCGGTGCTGGGCTCGATCGGCCAGCCCTATACGGGCGAGATCTTCATCGGCTCGGCCGCGGGCTCACGCCTGCTGTCGCGCGGCTCGGAACAGGCGATCCGGGTGCGCGAATGCCCCAGGTTGACCGACGCGATCATCGCCACCACCGACCCGGACGCCTGTTTCGACGGGGCCGAGCGCGGCGCCTGGCTGCAGGTGCGCGCCGCCGCCAAGCTGGCCCGTCTGGGCTGCGACGCCTATGCCTACGCCATGGTGGCCCTGGGCAAGATGGACATGGTCATCGAGGCCGGCCTGAAGGCCTGGGACGTCGAGGCGGCCATACCGCTGATCGAGGGCGCAGGCGGCAGCGTCACCGACTGGCGCGGCGAACCGATCGGCCAGGACGGCGGCCAGATGGTGATCTCCGGCGACCGCCGCTGCCTGGACGAGGCCCTGGTGGCGCTGCGACGGTCGGCGAAGTAG
- a CDS encoding alpha/beta fold hydrolase yields the protein MGHAAPLVSIVEAPVPDRGKAEWFNGADGATLRAALFSPAGPSRGSVVVSPGRSEPIEKYFEVVQDLLDRGFVVLVHDWRGQGLSHRALPDRLKGHAAGFKDFLGDYQALLAAFETRLPRPWIALGHSMGGCLTMLVLATGERRFAAAVLSAPMLGLNTGGKPAGGARALAWLMSRSRYKGDYVLGDAGDPFVQSFPDDALTHDAARYARHRAQIHANPDIALGGITWGWTDFAFSACAFLRRTKGVEAVPIPVTIVAAGQDSRVLIADERSIAGRIPQGRYVEIPDAFHEILIETDDRRAVFWKAFDETVEEVL from the coding sequence ATGGGGCACGCGGCGCCGCTGGTCTCGATCGTCGAGGCGCCCGTTCCCGACCGTGGAAAGGCCGAGTGGTTCAACGGCGCGGACGGGGCGACCCTCCGCGCCGCCCTGTTTTCACCGGCAGGCCCATCCCGAGGTTCGGTCGTGGTCAGCCCCGGCCGCAGCGAGCCGATCGAGAAGTATTTCGAGGTCGTGCAGGACCTGCTGGACCGGGGCTTCGTGGTGCTGGTCCATGACTGGCGCGGGCAGGGGCTGTCCCACCGCGCCCTGCCGGACCGCCTGAAGGGCCACGCGGCCGGCTTCAAGGATTTCCTGGGCGACTACCAGGCGCTGCTGGCCGCGTTCGAGACGCGGTTGCCGAGGCCCTGGATCGCCCTGGGACACTCGATGGGCGGATGCCTGACGATGCTCGTCCTGGCCACGGGCGAGCGCCGCTTCGCCGCCGCGGTGCTCTCGGCGCCTATGCTGGGCCTCAACACCGGCGGCAAGCCCGCCGGCGGCGCTCGCGCCCTGGCCTGGCTGATGAGCCGTTCGCGCTACAAGGGCGACTACGTGCTGGGCGACGCCGGCGACCCGTTCGTCCAGAGCTTTCCCGACGACGCCCTGACCCACGACGCGGCCCGCTACGCTCGCCACCGAGCCCAGATCCACGCCAATCCCGACATCGCCCTGGGCGGCATCACCTGGGGCTGGACCGATTTCGCCTTCTCGGCCTGCGCGTTCCTGCGCCGGACCAAGGGGGTCGAGGCCGTGCCGATCCCGGTGACCATCGTCGCGGCGGGTCAGGACAGCCGCGTGCTGATCGCCGACGAGAGGTCGATCGCCGGCCGCATCCCGCAAGGCCGCTATGTCGAGATCCCCGACGCCTTCCACGAGATCCTGATCGAGACGGACGACCGCCGGGCGGTGTTCTGGAAGGCTTTCGACGAGACGGTGGAAGAGGTTCTCTGA
- a CDS encoding class I SAM-dependent methyltransferase, protein MGSGLRWSRRGLLAGATALSLAGCGRKDAKPDADKPPAKTGPMTLATAAKGDWRSPADRARDVWRHPVESLEFWGLKPGQTVVEFWPGAGWYTDILAPYLAATGGKLYAASLQTNLPDDPAAKAAVEEYQRKLADKKKLYGDVVVTAFGPTSGPVAPAGSADLVLFLRNLHNWMAAGLAEKAFREALIALKPGGVLGVEEHRGEPGRVQDLLAADGYVQQAYVIEMARETGFVLAGESEINANPKDTKDHPFGVWTLPPTRLSAPRGEPAEPGFDHAKYDAIGESDRMTLKFVKPR, encoded by the coding sequence ATGGGTTCAGGACTTCGATGGTCGCGGCGGGGTTTGCTGGCGGGAGCGACTGCGCTGAGCTTGGCCGGCTGTGGCCGCAAGGACGCCAAGCCGGACGCCGACAAGCCGCCGGCCAAGACGGGGCCCATGACCCTGGCGACGGCGGCGAAGGGCGACTGGCGATCGCCCGCCGACAGGGCTCGCGACGTCTGGCGCCACCCCGTGGAAAGCCTGGAATTCTGGGGGCTCAAGCCCGGACAGACGGTGGTCGAGTTCTGGCCTGGGGCCGGCTGGTACACCGACATCCTGGCGCCCTACCTGGCGGCGACCGGCGGCAAGCTCTACGCCGCCTCGCTACAGACCAACCTGCCGGACGACCCCGCCGCCAAGGCCGCGGTCGAGGAATATCAACGCAAGCTGGCCGACAAGAAGAAGCTGTACGGCGACGTCGTCGTCACGGCCTTCGGGCCGACCAGCGGTCCGGTGGCGCCGGCGGGATCCGCCGATCTCGTGCTGTTCCTGCGCAACCTGCACAACTGGATGGCGGCAGGCTTGGCCGAGAAGGCCTTTCGCGAGGCGTTAATCGCGCTGAAGCCCGGCGGGGTTCTTGGAGTCGAGGAGCACCGCGGCGAGCCCGGGCGGGTGCAGGATCTCCTGGCCGCCGACGGCTATGTACAGCAGGCCTATGTGATCGAGATGGCCCGGGAGACTGGCTTCGTCCTGGCTGGCGAAAGTGAGATCAACGCCAATCCCAAGGACACCAAGGACCATCCGTTCGGCGTCTGGACCCTGCCGCCGACCCGCCTGTCGGCCCCCCGCGGCGAGCCCGCCGAACCCGGCTTCGATCACGCCAAGTACGACGCCATCGGCGAGAGCGACCGCATGACCCTGAAGTTCGTCAAACCCAGGTGA
- a CDS encoding SCP2 sterol-binding domain-containing protein, whose product MATLQEITDRMKAAVGEDSGLGKSLKFDLKDAGVIHIDGGSVTNEDKPADLTMTLSMDDLLAIGAGALDPTMAVMTGKLKLSDMGTAMALQSKMAALFAKMR is encoded by the coding sequence ATGGCTACGTTGCAGGAAATCACCGATCGCATGAAGGCCGCCGTCGGCGAGGACAGCGGCCTGGGCAAGAGCCTGAAGTTCGACCTGAAGGACGCCGGCGTCATCCACATCGATGGCGGCTCGGTGACCAACGAAGACAAGCCGGCCGACCTGACCATGACCCTGTCGATGGACGACCTGCTGGCCATCGGCGCCGGTGCGCTGGACCCGACCATGGCGGTCATGACCGGCAAGCTGAAGCTGTCGGACATGGGCACGGCCATGGCCCTGCAGTCGAAGATGGCGGCCCTTTTCGCGAAGATGCGCTGA
- a CDS encoding pentapeptide repeat-containing protein, with protein MNAAQSIAGRRRLSQAELDMIVSAHEKFVTGKQGGKRASLRFMNLSGLDLSFRNLADADFSASILDGCRMVRTRLERANLFGADLRQADLRQAVLVRADLRGACLRGANLSLADLTQADFREGQVAVPHPRKGFDTLRHEARNGEADEVNFSGATLDGSQLAGVSAFKADFSDCSLRGAKLSGANLKEANLSGAILEDADVKGANLEGANLTGAVMAGVDTSTARTSGAAMQGCLASSTEQAVSRAEEIYQRCLANQAWCRTGGKEGQPARLDGEDLRPLGDRLKGLRLTAMSAAGACMVGIDLSGTQLQGVDLRNADLRTANLRGADLRGAKLAGANLTKADLRQAFLSPLPLGPQRKTLVDLRAARLRYVQMQAADLSEAVLDGADLRGADFTGARLDRISLRECDLSQVQGLDLAPA; from the coding sequence ATGAACGCGGCGCAGAGCATCGCGGGGCGGCGACGCCTGAGCCAGGCCGAGCTCGACATGATCGTGTCGGCGCACGAGAAGTTCGTCACGGGCAAGCAGGGCGGCAAGCGTGCGTCCCTGCGCTTCATGAACCTGTCGGGCCTGGACCTGTCGTTCCGCAACCTGGCCGACGCCGATTTCTCCGCCTCGATCCTCGACGGCTGCCGCATGGTCCGCACGCGGCTGGAGCGGGCGAACCTGTTCGGCGCCGACCTGCGCCAGGCCGACCTGCGCCAGGCCGTGCTGGTCCGGGCCGACCTGAGGGGCGCCTGCCTGCGCGGCGCCAACCTGTCCCTGGCCGACCTGACCCAGGCTGATTTCCGCGAGGGCCAAGTGGCCGTCCCCCACCCTCGAAAGGGGTTCGACACGCTCCGGCACGAAGCCCGCAACGGCGAGGCCGACGAGGTCAACTTTTCGGGCGCGACCCTGGACGGCTCACAGCTCGCGGGCGTCTCGGCGTTCAAGGCCGACTTCAGCGATTGTTCGTTGCGCGGGGCCAAGCTGTCGGGCGCCAACCTCAAGGAAGCCAATCTGAGCGGCGCCATCCTGGAGGACGCCGACGTCAAGGGCGCCAATCTCGAGGGGGCCAACCTCACGGGCGCCGTCATGGCCGGCGTCGACACCTCCACGGCCCGCACCAGCGGCGCGGCGATGCAGGGCTGCCTGGCGTCGTCGACCGAACAGGCCGTCTCGCGGGCCGAGGAAATCTACCAGCGTTGCCTGGCCAACCAGGCCTGGTGCCGCACCGGCGGCAAGGAAGGCCAACCCGCACGGCTCGATGGCGAGGACCTGCGCCCGCTCGGCGACCGCCTCAAGGGCCTGCGGCTGACGGCGATGAGCGCCGCGGGGGCCTGCATGGTCGGGATCGACCTGTCGGGAACCCAGCTTCAGGGCGTTGACCTGCGCAACGCCGACCTGCGCACGGCCAATCTGCGCGGCGCGGACCTGCGCGGCGCGAAGCTGGCGGGCGCCAACCTAACCAAGGCCGACCTGCGCCAGGCCTTCCTGTCGCCCTTGCCCCTCGGGCCCCAGCGCAAGACCCTGGTCGACCTGAGGGCCGCCCGGCTGCGCTATGTCCAGATGCAGGCGGCCGATCTCAGCGAGGCCGTGCTCGACGGCGCCGACCTGCGCGGCGCGGACTTCACCGGCGCCCGGCTGGACCGGATCAGCCTGCGCGAGTGCGATCTCAGCCAGGTCCAGGGCCTGGATCTGGCGCCGGCCTAA
- a CDS encoding lysophospholipid acyltransferase family protein, giving the protein MSDKRRPWAQDLLWRAEALGFDLFIGVVRLLGVDAASAFGGWLGRTVGPLSGAHKVAVRNLKLAFPDKDEAWRAAMLKAQWDGLGRTFAEFPLMDKILPSTGRVEVVNQERLFKIAADKVPVVFVSGHLSNWEVMPAAIVDSGVVCEMTYRAANNPYVDERIKASRFRYGVRLFAPKGGDGARELLEGMKQGKSVALMNDQKFNTGVEGPFFGHPVRTAPGPSRLALRFGTVLQPMSVQRIKGARFRAVVHDPIHLPNTGDRTADIEAGVRLVNAFMEERIRERPEEWFWVHRRWPNEVYAALAARDE; this is encoded by the coding sequence ATGTCGGATAAGCGTCGGCCTTGGGCCCAGGATCTGTTGTGGCGCGCGGAAGCGCTGGGTTTCGACCTGTTCATCGGCGTGGTGCGCCTGCTGGGCGTCGACGCCGCCTCGGCGTTCGGCGGCTGGCTGGGCCGCACGGTGGGTCCCTTGAGCGGCGCGCACAAGGTGGCCGTCCGCAATCTCAAACTGGCCTTCCCGGACAAGGATGAAGCCTGGCGGGCGGCCATGCTCAAGGCGCAGTGGGACGGCCTGGGCCGCACCTTCGCCGAGTTCCCGCTGATGGACAAAATCCTGCCCTCCACCGGCCGGGTCGAGGTGGTCAACCAGGAGCGCCTGTTCAAGATCGCCGCCGACAAGGTCCCGGTGGTCTTCGTTTCGGGACACCTGTCGAACTGGGAGGTGATGCCCGCGGCCATCGTCGATTCTGGCGTCGTCTGCGAGATGACCTACCGGGCGGCCAACAATCCGTATGTCGACGAGCGGATCAAGGCCAGCCGCTTCCGCTACGGCGTGCGGCTGTTCGCCCCCAAGGGCGGGGATGGCGCGCGGGAACTGCTGGAAGGCATGAAACAGGGCAAGTCGGTGGCGCTGATGAACGACCAGAAGTTCAACACCGGCGTCGAGGGCCCGTTCTTCGGCCATCCCGTGCGCACCGCCCCGGGGCCCTCGCGCCTGGCGCTCCGCTTCGGGACGGTGCTGCAGCCGATGTCGGTGCAACGGATCAAGGGCGCGCGCTTCCGGGCGGTGGTCCACGACCCGATCCACCTGCCCAACACCGGCGACCGCACCGCCGACATCGAAGCCGGGGTGAGGCTGGTCAACGCCTTCATGGAAGAGCGCATCCGCGAGCGGCCCGAGGAGTGGTTCTGGGTCCATCGCCGCTGGCCCAACGAGGTCTACGCCGCCCTGGCGGCGCGGGACGAGTGA
- a CDS encoding pentapeptide repeat-containing protein: protein MSAPPAAGQEHKRLTQHDVDMICARHDRLWSARLGGARAVFAFCDLSGLSVTGRNLCDADFTGALMVGCDLRKAKLDNANMYGADLQGSDLTDASMRRADLRGSSLRGANLTGADLFEADLREGQIAAADRKEGYRIIEPVQREAQASGAILAGANLERSRLSGIIATKADFSDAILKDAKLVRANLKQANFNGANLAGADLSGANLVGADLRNAVLVGAKTMSWNINDTNMDGALTDKASGKDVSDMPYEQMIADHARWCETGGAEGAPSVFDKADLRNLKSVRGFNLTALSAKGAVFYGLDMESVQMQGAQLEGADLRSCNLRRADLRGARLKGAKLAGSDLREAQLGPLLIGRDRLLPSDLTGALLTNADFARADLRQACLSGADLSRANFTNALLKDIDVTGAIRMGARGLDDVI from the coding sequence ATGAGCGCCCCCCCCGCGGCAGGCCAAGAGCACAAGCGCCTGACGCAACACGACGTCGACATGATCTGCGCCCGGCATGACCGCCTGTGGTCGGCCCGGCTGGGCGGGGCGCGCGCCGTCTTCGCCTTCTGCGACCTGTCGGGCCTGTCGGTCACCGGGCGCAATCTGTGCGACGCCGATTTCACCGGCGCCCTGATGGTCGGCTGCGACCTGCGCAAGGCCAAGCTCGACAACGCCAACATGTACGGCGCGGACCTGCAGGGCTCGGACCTGACCGACGCCTCCATGCGGCGCGCCGACCTGCGCGGCTCCAGCCTGCGCGGCGCCAACCTGACCGGCGCCGACCTGTTCGAGGCCGACCTGCGCGAAGGCCAGATCGCCGCCGCCGACCGCAAGGAAGGCTATCGCATCATCGAGCCCGTCCAGCGCGAGGCGCAGGCGTCCGGCGCCATCCTGGCCGGGGCCAACCTGGAACGCTCGCGCCTGTCGGGCATCATCGCCACCAAGGCCGACTTCAGCGACGCGATCCTCAAGGACGCCAAGCTGGTGCGGGCCAACCTCAAGCAGGCCAATTTCAACGGCGCGAACCTGGCCGGGGCCGACCTGTCGGGCGCCAACCTGGTCGGCGCCGACCTGCGCAACGCGGTCCTGGTCGGCGCCAAGACCATGTCCTGGAACATCAACGACACCAACATGGACGGCGCCCTGACCGACAAGGCGTCGGGCAAGGACGTGTCCGACATGCCCTACGAGCAGATGATCGCCGACCACGCCCGCTGGTGCGAGACGGGCGGGGCCGAGGGGGCGCCCTCGGTGTTCGACAAGGCCGACCTGCGCAACCTGAAGTCGGTGCGCGGCTTTAACCTGACGGCCCTCTCGGCCAAGGGCGCGGTCTTCTACGGTCTGGACATGGAAAGCGTGCAGATGCAGGGCGCGCAGCTGGAAGGCGCCGACCTGCGGTCCTGCAACCTGCGGCGGGCGGACCTGCGCGGAGCCCGTCTCAAGGGCGCCAAGCTGGCCGGATCGGACCTGCGCGAGGCCCAACTGGGCCCGTTGCTGATCGGCCGCGACCGCCTGCTGCCCAGCGACCTGACCGGCGCCTTGCTGACCAACGCCGACTTCGCCCGGGCCGACCTTCGCCAGGCCTGCCTGAGCGGCGCCGACCTGTCGCGCGCCAACTTCACCAACGCCCTGCTCAAGGACATCGACGTCACCGGGGCGATCCGCATGGGCGCTCGCGGCCTGGACGACGTGATCTAG
- a CDS encoding DUF2093 domain-containing protein, translated as MNAFDPNLGKSGGPATLHYGDGEFAVMSPGQYVLCAVTGAKVALENLRYWSPELQEPYAGPAEALKRWRESRG; from the coding sequence ATGAACGCGTTCGATCCCAATCTCGGCAAGTCCGGCGGCCCGGCCACCCTGCACTATGGCGACGGCGAGTTCGCCGTCATGAGCCCGGGCCAATACGTGCTGTGCGCCGTCACCGGCGCCAAGGTCGCGCTGGAGAACCTGCGCTACTGGAGCCCCGAGCTGCAGGAGCCCTATGCCGGTCCCGCCGAAGCGCTCAAGCGCTGGCGCGAAAGCCGGGGCTGA
- a CDS encoding response regulator produces MSATLEQLRFLLVDDNHHMRAIVSTILKSVGVRHVLEAMDGAEALQVVRDRQIDIAIVDFKMSPLDGVQFTQLVRQSPDSPDPFLPIIMLTGFAERHRVFEARDAGVTEIVVKPVTARSLLDRINTVIFKPRPFIRVEDYFGPCRRRRDDPAYDGPRRRSHERALEL; encoded by the coding sequence ATGTCCGCGACGCTCGAGCAGCTGCGGTTCTTGCTGGTGGACGACAACCACCACATGCGGGCGATCGTCTCGACGATCCTGAAAAGCGTGGGCGTGCGGCACGTGCTGGAGGCCATGGATGGGGCCGAGGCCCTGCAGGTGGTGCGCGACCGTCAGATCGACATCGCCATCGTCGACTTCAAGATGTCGCCCCTGGACGGGGTGCAGTTCACCCAGCTGGTGCGCCAGTCGCCCGACAGCCCCGACCCGTTCCTGCCGATCATCATGCTGACGGGCTTCGCCGAGCGCCACCGGGTGTTCGAGGCCCGGGACGCCGGGGTCACCGAGATCGTCGTCAAGCCGGTCACCGCCCGCTCGCTGCTGGACCGGATCAACACGGTGATCTTCAAGCCCAGGCCGTTCATCCGCGTCGAGGACTATTTCGGCCCCTGCCGCCGCCGCCGGGACGACCCGGCCTATGACGGCCCTCGGCGCCGGAGCCATGAGCGGGCGCTGGAGCTCTAG